From Pseudomonas vanderleydeniana, the proteins below share one genomic window:
- a CDS encoding methyl-accepting chemotaxis protein: MQFVRNMKIGIRLTAGFLLLLVLTAVIGVIGIRNLSQVDDLSDRMYDRDLTGLSQVQEANIQLIVAGRAMRHSLLATSAAGREQAAKQAREALEQTRKLMAEARKSFITKEGLAQIDQIEAPLKEYESVVLQILGTHQQSGQLQETSDVTELLPKAVSSSDVVDQLMGVVTQGKRERAAQANQQISDIAADSRTQMIILIVVASLLGMLIGVLVTRSITRPLNGAVEAANRMAAGDLSQDLQVTRQDETGQLLAAMQNMTVRLRNILGDVRSAADSLSSASEQVSSTSQSLSQAANEQAASVEQTSASVEQMSASIAQNTESAKITDGIAGKAANDAQQGGGAVGDTVLAMKQIADKISIIDDIAYQTNLLALNAAIEAARAGEHGKGFAVVAAEVRKLAERSQVAAQEIGQVASSSVHLAEQAGRLLNEIVPNIQKTSDLVQEITAASQEQSGAAGQINIAMGQMNQITQQNASASEELAATAEEMNAQAGQLQELIGFFRFEQESASAPRPQPRGHDGYSFNGPRDGFKSRATIDEGQFVSFN; the protein is encoded by the coding sequence ATGCAGTTCGTTCGCAACATGAAGATAGGCATACGGCTGACCGCAGGCTTTCTGCTGTTGCTGGTATTGACCGCCGTCATCGGCGTGATCGGCATCCGCAACCTGTCCCAGGTCGACGACCTGTCGGACCGCATGTACGACCGTGACCTTACCGGCCTGAGCCAGGTGCAGGAGGCCAATATCCAGCTGATCGTCGCCGGCCGCGCCATGCGCCACAGCCTGCTGGCGACCAGCGCGGCGGGGCGTGAACAGGCCGCCAAGCAGGCTCGCGAGGCCCTGGAGCAGACCCGCAAGCTGATGGCCGAAGCGCGCAAGTCCTTCATCACCAAGGAAGGCCTGGCACAGATCGACCAGATCGAGGCGCCGCTCAAGGAATACGAAAGCGTCGTCCTGCAGATCCTCGGCACCCACCAGCAATCCGGCCAGCTGCAGGAAACCAGCGACGTCACCGAGCTGCTGCCCAAGGCCGTCAGCAGCAGCGACGTGGTCGATCAGCTGATGGGCGTGGTCACTCAGGGCAAGCGCGAGCGGGCCGCCCAGGCCAACCAGCAGATCAGCGACATCGCCGCCGACTCGCGGACCCAGATGATCATCCTGATCGTCGTCGCGAGCCTGCTCGGCATGCTGATCGGCGTCCTGGTCACCCGTAGCATCACCCGCCCGCTCAACGGTGCCGTGGAGGCGGCCAATCGCATGGCCGCCGGCGACCTCAGCCAGGACCTGCAGGTGACCCGCCAGGACGAGACCGGCCAGTTGCTGGCCGCCATGCAGAACATGACCGTGCGCCTGCGCAACATCCTCGGCGACGTGCGCAGCGCCGCCGACTCACTGTCCTCGGCCTCGGAGCAGGTCAGCTCGACCTCGCAGTCCCTCAGCCAGGCCGCCAACGAGCAGGCCGCCAGCGTCGAGCAGACCAGCGCCTCGGTCGAGCAGATGTCCGCCTCCATCGCGCAGAACACCGAGAGCGCCAAGATCACCGACGGCATCGCCGGCAAGGCCGCCAACGACGCCCAGCAGGGCGGCGGTGCGGTCGGTGACACGGTACTGGCGATGAAACAGATCGCCGACAAGATCAGCATCATCGACGACATCGCCTATCAGACCAACCTGCTCGCGCTCAACGCCGCCATCGAGGCGGCCCGGGCCGGCGAGCATGGCAAGGGCTTCGCGGTGGTGGCCGCCGAAGTGCGCAAGCTGGCCGAACGCAGCCAGGTGGCGGCCCAGGAAATCGGCCAGGTCGCCTCCAGCAGCGTCCACCTGGCCGAACAGGCCGGGCGCCTGCTCAACGAAATCGTGCCGAACATCCAGAAGACCTCCGACCTGGTCCAGGAAATCACCGCCGCGTCCCAGGAGCAGAGTGGCGCCGCCGGGCAGATCAACATCGCCATGGGCCAGATGAACCAGATCACCCAGCAGAACGCCTCCGCCTCCGAAGAACTGGCGGCCACCGCCGAGGAAATGAACGCCCAGGCCGGGCAATTGCAGGAGCTGATCGGCTTCTTCCGTTTCGAGCAAGAGTCCGCCAGCGCCCCGCGACCACAGCCGCGCGGCCACGACGGCTACTCGTTCAACGGCCCACGCGATGGCTTCAAGAGCCGCGCAACGATCGACGAAGGCCAATTCGTGAGCTTCAACTGA